The proteins below are encoded in one region of Winogradskyella helgolandensis:
- the argS gene encoding arginine--tRNA ligase has protein sequence MTLQETLELHVKAAIKALFQSELESVEFQATRKEFAGDVTVVVFPMLRVVKGNPAVIGEQVGQYLLDNVDLVKGFNVVKGFLNIEINDSYYLNFFQSVKDKTNYGFVEQKDDKAIMVEYSSPNTNKPLHLGHVRNVLLGYSVAEILKASGKKVYKTQIINDRGIHICKSMLAYQKFGEGETPTEDLKGDKLVGNYYVKFDQEYKSEIAELIAEGQSEEDAKKNAPLLLEAQDMLIKWEAGDDDVVALWKKMNQWVYDGFDVTYKNIGVDFDTYYYESNTYLLGKEFVAEGLKTGVFEQDADGSVWCDLTEDGLDRKIVLRADGTAVYMTQDIGTAIQRIKDYPDVGGMVYTVGNEQDYHFKVLFLILKKLGFEWAKNLFHLSYGMVDLPSGKMKSREGTVVDADDLISEMADTAEEISKDLGKLEDYSEDEKQALYKTIGLGALKYYILKVDPKKRILFDPKESIDFQGNTGPFIQYTYARIQSILRKADSNNNVSTSLSDEIILHDKEKQLIKQLELFPEVIQNAAEQHSPALIANYTYDLVKDFNSFYQNVSILGADSDEEKSFRVALSKLVSQTIKNAFQVLGIEVPERM, from the coding sequence ATGACCCTTCAAGAGACATTAGAATTACATGTGAAAGCAGCGATTAAAGCGTTGTTTCAATCGGAATTAGAATCAGTAGAGTTTCAAGCGACTCGTAAAGAGTTTGCTGGTGATGTTACTGTTGTTGTGTTTCCAATGTTGCGTGTTGTAAAAGGAAATCCAGCAGTAATTGGTGAGCAAGTTGGTCAGTATTTACTAGATAATGTAGATTTAGTAAAAGGATTTAACGTGGTTAAAGGCTTTTTAAATATTGAAATAAATGATTCGTATTATTTAAATTTCTTTCAATCTGTAAAAGATAAAACGAATTATGGTTTTGTTGAACAAAAAGATGACAAAGCTATTATGGTTGAATATTCTTCGCCAAACACCAACAAGCCATTACATTTAGGACATGTACGAAATGTGCTTTTAGGTTATAGTGTTGCGGAAATTTTAAAGGCTTCGGGCAAGAAGGTTTATAAAACTCAAATCATTAACGATAGAGGTATTCATATTTGTAAAAGTATGTTGGCTTATCAAAAGTTTGGTGAAGGTGAGACTCCAACTGAAGACTTAAAAGGTGATAAGTTGGTTGGAAATTATTATGTGAAATTCGACCAAGAATACAAGTCTGAAATTGCAGAATTAATAGCTGAAGGTCAATCTGAAGAAGATGCAAAAAAGAATGCTCCTTTATTATTAGAAGCACAAGATATGCTTATTAAATGGGAAGCAGGAGATGATGATGTTGTAGCGCTTTGGAAAAAAATGAACCAATGGGTTTATGATGGTTTTGATGTTACTTATAAAAATATCGGAGTCGATTTTGATACCTATTATTATGAAAGTAATACCTATTTACTCGGTAAGGAATTTGTTGCTGAAGGTTTAAAAACAGGTGTTTTTGAGCAAGATGCAGATGGTTCTGTTTGGTGTGATTTAACGGAAGATGGTTTAGATAGAAAAATCGTCTTACGAGCAGATGGTACAGCCGTTTATATGACGCAAGATATCGGAACTGCAATTCAACGAATAAAGGATTATCCAGATGTTGGTGGTATGGTTTATACCGTTGGTAACGAACAGGATTATCATTTTAAAGTTTTATTCTTAATCTTGAAGAAATTAGGATTCGAGTGGGCAAAAAATCTATTCCATTTAAGTTACGGAATGGTAGATTTACCAAGCGGAAAAATGAAGAGTAGAGAAGGAACTGTTGTAGATGCTGATGATTTAATCTCTGAAATGGCAGATACGGCTGAAGAGATTTCGAAAGATTTAGGAAAGCTTGAAGACTACTCGGAAGATGAAAAACAAGCCCTTTATAAAACTATTGGTTTGGGTGCTTTAAAATATTACATCTTAAAAGTAGATCCGAAAAAGCGAATTTTATTCGACCCAAAAGAATCCATCGATTTTCAAGGAAATACAGGACCATTTATCCAGTATACGTATGCTAGAATTCAGTCTATTTTAAGAAAGGCTGATTCTAATAATAACGTTTCGACTTCGCTCAGCGACGAGATAATACTTCACGATAAAGAAAAACAATTGATCAAACAATTAGAGTTGTTTCCAGAAGTCATTCAAAATGCAGCAGAACAACACAGTCCTGCATTAATTGCAAATTACACGTATGATTTGGTAAAGGATTTTAATTCGTTCTACCAAAATGTGTCTATTCTTGGTGCAGATTCAGATGAAGAAAAGAGTTTTAGAGTGGCCTTGTCTAAATTGGTTAGTCAGACTATAAAAAATGCATTTCAGGTTTTAGGCATTGAGGTTCCTGAACGTATGTAA
- a CDS encoding DUF7793 family protein → MKTYKLSFGIITILKTNLAEVVINEGVVMDLKMIEEYHAFLIEKLEAPFSLLINKKHSYTYTFEAQKSIVNIEGVKAMAVITHAYVSKLATDVLINMNRDSDWNIKMFQSREEGLEWIENHD, encoded by the coding sequence ATGAAAACATATAAACTTAGCTTTGGTATAATTACTATACTTAAGACTAATCTTGCTGAGGTCGTTATAAATGAAGGTGTTGTGATGGATTTGAAGATGATAGAGGAATATCATGCTTTTTTGATTGAAAAATTAGAAGCTCCATTTTCTTTATTGATCAATAAAAAGCATTCCTACACATACACATTTGAAGCTCAAAAATCTATTGTAAATATTGAAGGAGTAAAAGCTATGGCTGTTATAACACATGCTTATGTTTCTAAATTGGCAACGGATGTTTTAATAAATATGAATCGAGATAGTGATTGGAATATTAAGATGTTTCAGAGTAGGGAAGAGGGCTTAGAGTGGATAGAAAATCATGACTGA
- a CDS encoding carboxypeptidase-like regulatory domain-containing protein produces the protein MEKSHTLKRYTSTFLLLVFVLFSLHAQTDFKEYQGKVIDGRTNKALEAASLSINNTNISTITNSEGQFTLKVPNNYLDSKVVVSFLGYNTYVVPLSELANTKYVIELYEAVTELSTVNIAAFKDAESLVRKVFDDKSANVGEESVFMTAFYRETIKRRNRNVSLTEAVVNILKQPNSSQQRDAIQLGKARKSTDYTRLDTVSVKLQGGPFSTMYLDIMKYPEYIFTEESISGYNFTFNNPSTINNRTVFVVDFNPKNNQLQVNYRGKLFIDVQSLALVSANYFLDVSNIAKTKNLLVKRKPSDIEVYPLEAIYKVDYKEKGNKWYYSYSNLSLTFKVNKKRQLFNKVYTLSSEMAVTDWEVNSADKKIKNKDKLRPSVIITDAISGFSDPNFWGQYNLIEPDKSIESAIDKIKKNIEKQKDKEKTANG, from the coding sequence ATGGAAAAATCTCACACTTTAAAACGCTATACTAGTACATTTCTATTACTAGTATTTGTGCTATTTTCTTTGCATGCTCAAACTGATTTTAAGGAGTATCAAGGTAAAGTAATCGATGGCAGAACTAATAAAGCATTAGAAGCTGCTAGTCTCAGTATTAATAATACCAATATTAGTACGATTACAAATTCTGAAGGTCAATTCACATTAAAAGTACCTAATAACTATTTAGATTCAAAAGTGGTAGTTTCTTTTTTAGGCTATAATACTTACGTAGTACCATTGTCTGAATTAGCCAATACTAAATATGTTATAGAATTATATGAAGCTGTAACCGAATTATCTACTGTAAACATTGCAGCTTTTAAAGATGCAGAAAGCTTAGTAAGAAAAGTGTTTGATGATAAAAGTGCAAACGTAGGTGAAGAGTCTGTTTTTATGACCGCTTTTTACAGGGAGACTATTAAACGTAGAAACAGAAATGTGTCCTTAACAGAAGCTGTTGTTAATATTTTAAAACAACCAAATTCATCTCAGCAACGCGATGCTATTCAACTTGGGAAGGCTCGTAAAAGCACTGATTATACGCGTTTAGATACGGTTTCTGTAAAGTTGCAAGGTGGCCCATTTTCAACGATGTACTTGGATATTATGAAGTATCCCGAGTATATTTTTACAGAGGAAAGTATTAGTGGATATAATTTCACCTTCAATAATCCTTCAACTATAAACAATAGAACCGTTTTTGTTGTTGATTTTAATCCAAAGAATAATCAGCTTCAAGTTAACTATAGAGGAAAGCTTTTTATAGATGTGCAATCGCTTGCCTTGGTAAGTGCTAATTATTTTCTAGATGTGAGTAACATAGCTAAGACTAAAAATCTTCTGGTAAAAAGAAAACCTAGTGATATTGAAGTTTATCCTTTAGAAGCTATTTATAAAGTAGATTATAAGGAAAAGGGCAATAAATGGTATTACAGCTATTCTAATTTAAGCCTTACATTTAAGGTGAATAAAAAACGTCAACTCTTTAATAAAGTATATACATTGTCTAGTGAAATGGCAGTGACAGATTGGGAGGTAAACAGTGCAGATAAGAAAATTAAAAACAAAGATAAATTAAGACCTTCGGTAATTATTACAGATGCCATTTCTGGATTTTCAGATCCTAACTTTTGGGGACAATATAATTTAATAGAACCAGATAAATCTATAGAATCTGCCATAGATAAAATAAAGAAAAATATAGAAAAGCAGAAAGACAAGGAGAAAACCGCTAATGGATAA
- a CDS encoding tetratricopeptide repeat-containing sensor histidine kinase translates to MKQLLTLAVCLISFSIFSQTEKIDELSVKVAYKNPDSTKVDMSLVLINELYENKDYDKALLYINQTSKLSDELNYIKGQAESSYYRALIFTERNDYFNAIDSYNKSRNLYLKISDTLGVAKVSNSIGLIEIKRGNYKVGLQNSLSAINIFEKQYLKEELSSAYNNLAEAYHKTNQIDKAKEYNFKALEVRKQISDKEGIKISTKNIASLYSELKEHRKAIEYYEKALDILNPNTDEDLRGEILPKLGSEYLRFNEYEKASEYLVEGLKYNREQKNNEGILRALNAIGHLNLQKKKVKLAEKQLNEAYKIAQKIDNKTELLENYKLHIALDSTRGYYQNAFFWQNKFYDLKDSLSKIDQPVFPTDLDPLDIIDNKTIDNDSSANEKKQETTVSTSFVNPYLLYGSIAAFTLLLGLLIYSLLKTKAHKDALEKQKDILAEEKIRTEAILEQTHHLEEVNQVKDKLFSIVSHDLKDSISSIKAFLDLLKEDSISKDEFYELIPELSENANNASSLLFNLLNWSKSQMQNLEPKPERFNIQDVFHSKMALVEQKVEDKRIVLIDESQNDFIYADRSMVEIVIQNLITNAVKFCRTGDVITISNVDVNGKSLICIEDSGVGISKKNIDKLFAAHKNFTTAGTKNEKGTGLGLSIAKDLVELNNGRIWVESIENVGSKFFVELPKTAS, encoded by the coding sequence ATGAAACAGTTACTAACATTAGCTGTTTGTCTTATATCGTTTTCTATCTTTTCTCAGACTGAAAAAATAGATGAACTATCAGTAAAAGTAGCTTATAAAAACCCAGACTCTACGAAAGTGGATATGTCGCTTGTGCTTATTAATGAACTTTATGAAAATAAAGATTATGATAAAGCTTTACTTTACATTAATCAAACTTCAAAACTTTCTGATGAACTTAATTACATTAAAGGACAAGCAGAAAGCAGCTACTATAGAGCATTAATTTTTACTGAACGTAACGATTATTTTAATGCGATTGATAGCTACAATAAATCTAGAAATTTATATTTAAAAATAAGTGATACTCTTGGTGTTGCCAAAGTGAGTAATAGCATTGGTCTAATTGAAATTAAAAGGGGTAATTACAAGGTAGGTTTACAAAACTCTTTATCTGCAATAAATATTTTTGAAAAGCAATACTTAAAAGAAGAGTTAAGCTCAGCATATAATAATCTTGCTGAAGCTTATCATAAAACCAATCAAATTGATAAGGCCAAAGAATATAATTTCAAAGCTTTGGAAGTCCGCAAACAGATTAGTGACAAGGAAGGTATTAAAATATCTACTAAAAATATTGCGAGCCTTTATTCAGAATTAAAAGAACATCGCAAGGCTATAGAGTACTATGAAAAAGCCCTAGATATTCTAAACCCTAACACAGATGAAGATCTTAGAGGTGAAATACTTCCTAAATTGGGTAGTGAGTATTTACGCTTTAATGAGTATGAAAAAGCTTCAGAATACTTAGTAGAAGGTTTAAAATACAACAGAGAACAAAAGAATAATGAAGGTATTCTAAGAGCCTTAAATGCTATTGGACATTTAAACCTTCAAAAGAAAAAGGTTAAACTAGCTGAAAAGCAATTAAATGAAGCTTATAAAATTGCACAGAAAATAGATAACAAAACAGAACTTTTAGAAAATTACAAACTTCATATTGCTTTAGATTCTACTCGTGGATATTATCAAAATGCTTTTTTCTGGCAAAATAAATTCTATGATTTAAAAGATTCTCTTTCTAAAATTGACCAACCTGTTTTTCCAACAGATTTAGATCCTTTAGATATCATTGACAATAAAACTATTGATAATGATAGTTCCGCAAACGAAAAAAAGCAAGAAACTACAGTATCAACGTCGTTTGTTAATCCTTATCTTTTATATGGAAGTATAGCTGCTTTTACATTATTATTAGGTCTTCTAATTTATAGTCTTTTAAAAACTAAAGCACATAAAGACGCCTTAGAAAAACAAAAAGATATATTAGCTGAAGAAAAAATAAGAACAGAAGCTATCCTAGAACAAACACACCATTTGGAAGAGGTTAACCAAGTTAAGGACAAACTTTTTTCTATTGTTTCTCACGACTTAAAAGATTCGATTTCTTCTATTAAAGCATTTTTAGATTTATTAAAAGAAGACAGTATTTCTAAGGATGAATTTTACGAATTAATTCCAGAATTAAGTGAAAATGCTAATAATGCGTCATCACTATTATTTAACTTATTGAATTGGTCTAAGTCGCAAATGCAGAATTTAGAACCGAAACCAGAACGTTTCAATATTCAAGATGTCTTCCATTCTAAAATGGCCTTAGTAGAACAAAAGGTTGAAGACAAACGCATTGTTTTAATTGATGAATCTCAAAACGATTTCATTTACGCAGACCGTAGTATGGTGGAGATTGTAATTCAGAATTTAATTACTAATGCTGTGAAGTTTTGTAGAACTGGTGATGTTATTACAATTTCTAATGTCGATGTTAATGGTAAGTCTCTAATTTGCATAGAAGACTCTGGTGTTGGTATTTCTAAGAAAAATATCGATAAGCTTTTTGCTGCACACAAAAACTTTACAACAGCTGGCACTAAAAATGAAAAAGGAACTGGTTTAGGATTATCTATCGCTAAGGATTTAGTAGAATTGAACAACGGTAGAATTTGGGTAGAAAGTATAGAGAACGTTGGTAGTAAGTTCTTTGTTGAGTTACCTAAAACAGCCTCTTAA
- the ctlX gene encoding citrulline utilization hydrolase CtlX, whose translation MQQTTNTILMIRPVSFRMNEQTAVNNYFQEDLGYKNAEINTKAQVEFDAFVEKLRSVGINVVVEEDDKLNDTPDSIFPNNWVSFHANGDVAKYPMFAENRRRERRDEVFIRLEEEGFVIENIVDYTSAEHEGFFLEGTGSMALDRENRIAYCALSARADEELFIEFCEDFEYTPVIFIANQTVEGKRLPIYHTNVMMCLAETFTVICLDTIDDKKERKNVVKHLKQDGKEIISITEDQMHQFAGNMLQLRGENDQRYLVMSEAAHNSLTKTQIANIEKHCPILSSSLETIETCGGGSARCMMAEVFLPKA comes from the coding sequence ATGCAACAAACTACAAATACTATTTTAATGATTCGTCCTGTAAGTTTTAGGATGAACGAGCAAACCGCTGTCAATAATTATTTTCAAGAAGATTTAGGTTATAAAAATGCCGAAATTAATACTAAAGCACAGGTGGAATTTGATGCTTTTGTTGAAAAACTACGTTCAGTTGGTATTAATGTGGTTGTGGAAGAGGATGATAAACTTAATGATACTCCAGATTCTATTTTTCCGAATAATTGGGTGAGTTTTCATGCGAATGGTGATGTCGCAAAATATCCGATGTTTGCTGAAAACAGAAGGCGAGAGCGCAGAGATGAGGTGTTTATTAGATTAGAAGAAGAAGGTTTTGTGATCGAAAATATAGTTGATTATACATCTGCTGAGCACGAAGGTTTTTTTCTAGAAGGCACAGGAAGTATGGCTTTAGATCGCGAAAATAGAATTGCATATTGTGCGTTGTCAGCAAGAGCAGATGAGGAATTGTTTATTGAGTTTTGTGAAGATTTTGAATATACACCAGTTATTTTTATTGCTAATCAAACCGTAGAAGGGAAGCGTTTACCAATTTACCACACTAACGTAATGATGTGTTTGGCGGAAACGTTTACTGTGATTTGTTTAGATACTATTGACGATAAAAAAGAGCGTAAAAACGTTGTAAAGCATTTAAAGCAAGATGGTAAAGAAATCATTTCTATTACAGAAGATCAAATGCATCAGTTTGCAGGAAATATGTTGCAATTACGCGGTGAAAACGATCAACGTTATTTAGTGATGAGTGAAGCTGCACATAATAGTTTAACTAAAACTCAGATTGCTAATATTGAAAAACATTGCCCTATTTTATCGAGTTCTTTAGAAACGATTGAAACGTGTGGAGGTGGAAGTGCACGTTGTATGATGGCTGAAGTGTTTTTGCCGAAAGCGTAA
- a CDS encoding TonB-dependent receptor plug domain-containing protein, with protein MNKKLLCFFFYIVCFSFCNLTFSQEQEVEKPLVQILQELEKKYAVKFSFETKSIEGISIKSPSLKLSIQQVLIQLNRDTNLNFEMLSHRFIVITLKDAEELQSQIQQLKEVVIINYLTKGISKTNNGTITADTKAFDILPGLIEPDVLQIVQNLPGIMSVDERISNINVRGGTNDQNLILYEGIRMYQSGHFFGLISAFNPYLSEDITISKNGTSAKFGNAVSSTIAIKNGDKLDKKINAGFGGNMLSVDGYAKIPLSKKTEVQLSARRSYTDLLVSKTYDAYFDRIFKDSELNASSQMNTLLAQDENFLFYDFSAKFLYDIDNTSKLRLNVMNISNNLDFNQVFTTVDNNFQETQSELNQTSYGASAIYSKFVSNDLNLSAQVYYSNYDLDAKNNNVSNTQVLTQENKVEDFGVRLDLSRTISKDIKFNGGYQFNEVGVTNFEDVTNPNYTSLVKEIIRTHALFGEVEWYSTSRDTYIRLGSRISYFGKLSEFLIEPRFTVNYKFLDYFRLEALGELKSQSITQIIDLQQDFFGIEKRRWQLANGNDVPLITSEQASIGLSYNQNNLLVSIEGYYKGVHNITARSQGFQNQFQFTNDIGHYTVNGIDFLINKRFSDFSTWLSYTYSKNDYNFNEINHGNTFANTIDLRHLINTSLTYNRDNFKIGIGFNWHSGRPFTSPLNLQDSSNSTIEYSEPNSSRLDGYFRADISAIYKFKPSKGINAEVGASIWNLFNQTNIINRYYTFNADDAIVEINNRSLKLTPNLSFRLNF; from the coding sequence GTGAATAAAAAATTACTTTGTTTCTTTTTTTATATAGTATGTTTCTCCTTTTGTAACCTCACATTTAGTCAGGAACAAGAGGTTGAAAAACCGCTTGTCCAAATTCTTCAAGAATTAGAAAAAAAATACGCCGTTAAATTTTCTTTTGAGACCAAATCAATTGAAGGTATTTCAATTAAATCCCCTTCTCTAAAACTTTCAATACAACAAGTATTAATTCAATTAAATCGTGATACGAATCTTAATTTTGAAATGTTAAGTCATCGGTTTATTGTTATTACACTTAAAGATGCAGAAGAACTTCAAAGCCAAATTCAACAATTAAAAGAAGTTGTAATCATAAATTATCTTACCAAAGGTATTTCTAAAACTAATAACGGAACAATAACAGCCGACACAAAAGCATTTGATATTTTACCAGGATTGATTGAACCAGATGTGCTGCAAATAGTACAAAATTTACCTGGCATTATGAGTGTTGATGAACGCATTTCTAATATCAACGTTAGAGGAGGCACTAATGATCAAAATTTAATTTTATATGAAGGCATTAGAATGTACCAATCCGGACATTTTTTTGGCTTAATCTCTGCTTTTAATCCGTATTTATCAGAAGACATTACCATTTCTAAAAATGGAACTAGTGCCAAATTTGGAAACGCCGTATCAAGTACTATCGCTATAAAAAACGGAGATAAATTAGACAAAAAAATTAACGCAGGTTTTGGCGGAAATATGCTCAGCGTAGATGGTTATGCAAAAATTCCATTATCTAAAAAAACTGAAGTACAATTATCAGCAAGACGTTCTTATACTGACCTACTGGTTTCAAAAACTTACGATGCTTATTTTGATCGTATTTTTAAAGATTCGGAATTAAATGCTTCTTCTCAAATGAATACGCTTTTGGCCCAAGACGAGAACTTTTTGTTTTATGACTTTAGTGCTAAATTTTTATACGATATAGATAATACCTCTAAATTACGACTTAACGTGATGAACATCTCTAATAATTTAGATTTCAATCAAGTTTTTACAACTGTAGATAATAATTTTCAGGAGACTCAAAGCGAATTGAATCAAACGAGTTATGGAGCAAGTGCCATCTACTCTAAATTTGTTTCGAACGACCTCAATTTATCTGCTCAAGTTTATTACTCTAACTATGATTTAGATGCAAAAAATAACAATGTTTCCAATACTCAAGTATTAACGCAAGAAAATAAAGTTGAAGATTTTGGAGTTAGATTAGACCTTTCAAGAACCATTAGTAAAGACATTAAGTTTAATGGAGGTTATCAATTTAATGAGGTTGGAGTTACCAACTTTGAAGATGTCACCAATCCAAATTACACAAGTTTAGTAAAAGAAATCATAAGAACACATGCCCTATTTGGAGAAGTTGAATGGTACTCAACTTCTCGTGATACATATATACGTTTGGGTTCTAGAATCAGTTATTTTGGTAAATTATCGGAATTTTTAATAGAACCTCGATTTACTGTCAATTATAAATTTCTAGATTATTTTAGACTTGAAGCTTTAGGTGAGTTAAAAAGCCAATCCATTACACAAATTATTGATTTACAACAAGATTTTTTTGGTATCGAAAAACGACGATGGCAACTGGCTAATGGTAATGATGTACCGTTAATTACAAGTGAGCAAGCCTCCATTGGCCTTAGTTATAACCAAAATAATTTACTAGTCTCTATTGAAGGCTATTACAAAGGTGTCCATAACATTACAGCACGCAGCCAAGGATTTCAAAACCAGTTCCAGTTTACAAATGATATTGGTCATTATACCGTTAATGGCATAGACTTCCTTATTAATAAACGTTTTAGTGATTTTAGTACGTGGCTGAGTTATACCTATAGTAAAAATGACTACAATTTTAATGAGATTAACCACGGTAATACATTTGCAAACACTATAGATTTAAGACATTTAATTAATACGTCTCTCACTTATAATCGTGATAATTTTAAAATCGGTATTGGATTTAATTGGCACTCAGGTAGACCTTTTACGTCTCCACTAAATCTTCAGGACAGCAGTAACTCTACTATAGAATACAGTGAACCAAACAGCTCTAGATTAGATGGCTATTTTAGAGCTGACATTTCTGCGATATATAAATTTAAACCCTCAAAAGGCATAAATGCAGAAGTTGGAGCTTCTATTTGGAATCTCTTTAACCAAACCAATATCATTAACCGGTATTACACTTTTAATGCTGATGATGCTATTGTAGAAATTAATAATAGATCCTTAAAACTTACACCAAACTTAAGTTTTAGATTAAATTTCTGA
- a CDS encoding M14 family metallopeptidase yields MKKLLVLTLLLVACNKNIEKQNIENKNIEVDFTTIFEKSEGLETATYYETIKYYQDLANSYPEISLQEIGETDAGKPLHMATLNMKASGDNFETIRQNNRILLINNGIHPGESDGIDATMMLFRDIADGKIKAPQSTIIVTIPIYNVGGSLNRNSTTRTNQNGPKTYGFRGNARNYDLNRDFIKSDTKNAKAFAQIFHLVQPDVFIDNHVSNGADYQYTLTHLFTQHNKLGGELGEFIHTEMMPTLEQKLEEKSWDITPYVNVFNRTPDSGFTQFLDSPRYSTGYTTLFNTLGMMVETHMLKPYKQRVEGTYELMKSMIEITEEQGDKITQLRKAQAKLWAAGDTYPLTWALDTSRTSTLKFKGYEGEMIPSEFTGAKRLKYDRSKPFTKDITYQNYFKATDSITIPEAYIIPQGWYNVIDLLKLNNVEFTQFKNDTTLTVESYKIGSFETRKSAYEGHYAHFNTIVNTSENKVTFRKGDYLISTNQKTIRYLLETLEPSAPDSFFNWNFFDTILQQKEGFSPYVWEDRAEQLLKENPKLQIEYNIKISYDEDFANNWYQQLDWLYKQSKHYEAAHMQYPIYRLK; encoded by the coding sequence ATGAAAAAACTATTGGTATTAACCTTATTGTTAGTTGCTTGTAATAAAAATATTGAAAAACAAAATATAGAAAACAAGAACATCGAAGTCGATTTCACCACAATTTTCGAAAAAAGTGAAGGATTAGAAACCGCAACGTATTATGAAACTATAAAATATTACCAAGATTTAGCCAACAGCTATCCAGAAATATCATTGCAAGAGATTGGTGAAACGGACGCAGGGAAACCACTTCATATGGCAACCTTAAACATGAAAGCGTCTGGTGATAATTTTGAAACGATAAGACAAAACAATAGAATTTTATTAATTAATAATGGTATCCATCCTGGTGAATCTGATGGTATTGATGCGACTATGATGCTCTTTAGAGATATTGCTGACGGCAAAATTAAAGCTCCCCAAAGTACAATTATCGTTACAATTCCTATTTATAATGTTGGAGGAAGCTTGAATCGAAACTCAACAACCCGTACCAACCAAAACGGCCCAAAAACATACGGCTTTAGAGGCAATGCTAGAAACTATGATTTGAATCGCGATTTTATAAAATCCGACACCAAAAATGCAAAAGCCTTTGCTCAAATTTTTCATTTGGTACAACCGGATGTTTTTATAGACAATCACGTCAGCAACGGAGCAGATTATCAATATACCTTAACGCATTTATTTACCCAACATAATAAATTAGGAGGTGAATTAGGAGAATTTATTCATACCGAAATGATGCCAACGCTAGAGCAAAAACTCGAAGAAAAATCGTGGGATATCACACCATATGTTAACGTTTTTAATCGCACACCAGATTCTGGATTTACGCAATTTTTAGATTCACCGCGTTATTCCACAGGTTACACAACGCTCTTTAACACCTTAGGAATGATGGTAGAAACACACATGTTAAAACCTTATAAACAACGTGTAGAAGGCACTTACGAATTAATGAAAAGCATGATTGAAATCACAGAAGAACAAGGTGATAAAATTACGCAACTTAGAAAAGCACAAGCCAAATTATGGGCAGCTGGCGACACCTATCCATTAACTTGGGCTTTAGATACAAGCCGAACCTCAACTCTAAAATTTAAAGGTTACGAAGGAGAAATGATTCCAAGTGAATTTACAGGAGCAAAACGTTTAAAATACGATCGATCTAAACCCTTTACAAAAGACATTACCTATCAAAATTATTTTAAAGCAACAGACTCCATCACTATTCCCGAAGCTTATATTATTCCACAAGGTTGGTATAACGTCATCGATCTATTAAAATTGAATAACGTCGAATTCACCCAATTTAAAAACGATACCACACTCACTGTTGAATCATATAAAATAGGAAGCTTCGAAACTCGAAAATCTGCTTACGAAGGTCATTATGCGCATTTTAATACAATCGTAAACACATCTGAAAATAAGGTAACCTTTAGAAAAGGTGATTATCTAATCTCTACAAATCAAAAAACAATTCGTTATCTTTTAGAAACCTTAGAACCGTCAGCTCCTGATTCCTTTTTTAACTGGAATTTCTTTGATACTATTTTACAACAAAAAGAAGGCTTCTCACCTTATGTATGGGAAGACAGAGCAGAACAACTTTTAAAGGAAAACCCGAAACTTCAAATAGAATACAATATAAAAATCAGCTACGATGAAGATTTTGCCAACAATTGGTATCAACAATTAGACTGGTTGTACAAGCAGAGTAAACACTACGAAGCTGCACATA